ACCATGGCTAACACATAAAATATAATAATGCGGAAAGTAATCCCTTTAATAACGCGAGGGACATTTTTACTTGGGTCTTCGCATTCACCTGCAGCAATCCCTACAAGCTCAGCACCTTGGAAAGAGTATACTACAGCGATCATAGTTAAAAGTACTGCTTCAAAGCCATTTGGAAAAAGACCAGAGCCAGTGTTAAAATTGGAGAGCCCAACAATAGGGAGAGAATGACTCGAGAAACCAAACAACAGACCTGCACCAGCGACAATAAAAGCTAAAATTGCAGTTACTTTGATACCAGCAAACCAGAATTCTGCTTCACCATAGGCTTTTACCGAGATGATGTTTAATAAGGCTAACATCACAGCAAAGATTCCACACCACATCCAGATTGCCAGCTGTGGAAACCAATTATTCATAATAATGCCTGCAGCGGTAAAGTCAGCAGCAATACAAATTGCCCAATTTATCCAGTATAACCAGCCGGTGGTGAAACCAGCTCCAGGGGATATGAAACGAGAGGCATAGCTTTGAAACGAGCCAGAAACAGGCATGGCTGCCGTTAGTTCACCTAAGCATAAGAGAACCATATACATGATAAAACCGCCTGTTAGGTAGGCAAGAACAGCACCAAGAGGACCTGCTTGACTAAGAGTTTGGCCTGATCCTAGAAAGAGTCCAGTACCAATGGTACCACCGATAGAAATCATCATAAGGTGGCGTGATTTCATGTCACGCTTGAGGCCTACTTTTTCTGGACATAAGTCTTTCAGATTTACCGTAGGAATTGACATAATTTACCTCCTAATTTACAAAATAAAATGGTTGTGAGCTATCTCACAACCAAAAAATTTATACAAAGATAAATTACCGCTTGTGTGAGATAGCACTCCACCCAAAAGAAGCTTTTGGTGACAGTCTTGCATTTATTCAATACAAGCCCAACAAAAAAAGTAGGAATTTTTTTGTTTCGGCAACTATTCCTTTCTGTATAGCTCATTGCTTCCGGCTCACTATACTTACTCATAATACTTGCACCTCTATAATCACAACCTATTCAATTCTTTGCTTATTTTATTAAAACTAGGATTACTTGTCAATCAATAATTAAAATATATTTATTGAAATTTTTAAAAATATAGGATTATGCAAAGTGTCTGAAGAAATAAGATACGCAAGAATATTTTTGGAGGTTTCCAAGTGGAAAATGAGCATAGACGATTAGATGCGAAATTTGCGCAGTCTTTAGTAGATACTGTAGCTGTTGAATTAAATAAGAATGTAAATATACTTGATGAACATGGAGTAATTATTGCGTCTTTTAGTAGAGAACGCATTGGACAAATTCATGAAGCCGGGGCAAAGATGCTGCAGAATGGAGTTGTGAAGGAGTTTTATGTTAGTGAAGAAGATGAAATAGATATGCCTGGTACCCGCAATGGCTTTAATGTTCCTATTATGTTTGAGGAGCAATGTATTGGCTTAATTGGCGTAACTGGTGATCAGAAAACTGCTGAGCCTTATGCTAGGTTAGCTGCACGTTTCGTAGAAGCCAATCTTCAATCAAATGCTAGGCAGGAAAGGTTAGTAGGGGCATTAACAGAAAAAGAAGAACTTCAGTCCATATTTTTAAATAAAATAATTACAATACAAGAAGATGAGCGTAAAAGGATATCACGGGAGCTCCATGATGAAACAAGCCAGTCCTTAACGTCCATCATTGTTGGTCTACGTGTCCTCGCAGAGCAAGTGCAAAGTAGAGAGGAGCAAGAAAAGATACTAGAAATGCGTGACCTTGCGGTTACGACCTTAGAAGCGGTGCATCATATGGCAGTTGAATTACGCCCTGTATTATTAGATGACTTAGGGTTAGTGGCTGCGGCTAAAAAATATATAGAAAACTATACTAAGCAATATGGAATATCTATGTATGTTGATTTTAATAACTTATCAAGAGAACGATTTTCTCCTGAAGTAGAAATCACATTATATCGTATTTTACAGGAAGCATTAACGAATATAGTCAAACATGGAAAAGCAAAACAGGTTTGGGTATCCTTAAATAAGAAACAGGATAAACTTATTTTGTTGGTTGATGATGACGGTGTAGGTTTTGATACAGAAATCGTTAGAAATTCCCATAGTCATACTTGTTTGGGGATTTATGGAATGAGAGAACGTGTTGCTTTGGTGGAAGGAAAATTTATTATTAAATCAGCCTTAGGTCAAGGCACAAAAATTTTTGTGGAAATCCCATTAACGGGCAAAAATTGTGATAAAAGTATTGTTTAACACGCCAAAACTTGTATATTGAAGCAACTTGAAGTACAATAGAAAGTAATGGGTTTTGAGCGGGTATTTTCATTTATGAACATTTGGATGAAACCAATCTAAAACGGGAACGGTTGGTTTACGGAACGTCTATTGGTGAAAAAAACTTAAATGTACAAACTCAAATATTGGAGGTATTTTTCTTGGAAAAACAAAATAAATTAGCCATTATTCCACTTGGTGGGTTAGGCGAAATCGGCAAGAATATGACCGTAATTCGTTACGAAGATGATATTATCATTCTTGATTCTGGTTTAGCATTTCCAGAAGATGATATGTTAGGGATTGACTTAGTTATACCTGATATCTCCTATCTTCTTGAAAATCAGGATAAGATAAGGGCGGTTGTTATTACTCATGGCCACGAAGACCATATTGGTTCTTTATCTTATCTATTAAAGCAAATTGACGTACCCGTCTATGGTACGCGCCTTGCATTAGGGTTAGCCGAGTGCCGATTAAAAGAAAATGGCGTGGCAAACTACAAGCTGGTTCCAGTGAACCCAGGCGATCAAATATCATTTGGTACAATTCAAGTAGGGTTCATTCGCGTATGTCATTCCATCCCTGATGCCGTAGGAATGTATTTCAAGACTCCGGTTGGGACAATTGTCCATACGGGTGATTTTAAAATTGATTATACACCAGTTGATGGTAAAGCAATGGATATTCATAAATTCGCCGAATTAGGTGACGAAGGTGTACTCGTCTTGATGTCTGACAGCACGAATGCGGAACGACCGGGTTTTACGAAATCAGAAAGACAGGTCGGCATTGCTTTGGATGAAGCATTTTACAATGCGAAGGGGCGAATTCTTTTAGCTACCTTTGCATCCAACGTATTACGTGTACAGCAGGCGATTACCTCTGCTTGTAAATATGGCCGCAAGGTGGCAATTATCGGACGCAGTATGATTAACGTTGTAAATATTGCTACAGAACTTGGGTATTTAACGGTTCCCGAAGGTGTCATAATTGACATTGATGAGATTAAAAACTATCCAGGAAACCAAATATTGATTTTATCGACTGGTAGCCAAGGGGAACCTATGTCTGCCTTAACGAGAATGGCAATGAACGATCACCGAAAAATTGAGATTAGTCCTAGTGATACTGTTATTATTTCTGCGACACCGATTCCAGGTAATGAGAAATCCGTATCAAAGACGATTGATGCCTTATTACGATTAGGAGCAGAAGTGATACATGAACGTTCTGCTGGTATTCACGTTTCAGGGCATGCCAGCCAGGAAGAATTAAAATTAATGTTAACCTTGGTTCGTCCTCAATACTTTATTCCCGTACATGGCGAGTATCGGATGTTAATAAGCCATGGAAAGATAGCTCAAGAATTGGGCGTTGCAAAGGAAAATATTTTTATAGGTAGTAACGGACAGGTCTTTGAGTTTTCCAAAGAAGCTGGTGTTGTTAGTGGGAAGGTATCAGGGAAAGTCACGTCAGGTAAGGTTTTTGTTGATGGTTTAGGAGTAGGTGACGTAGGAAATATTGTTATGCGTGATCGCAGCAAATTGTCTCAAGATGGAGTTCTCATTGTAGTTATCACTATAGATAAGGCCAGTGGCTCAGTTGTAGCGGGTCCCGATTTAGTTTCCCGTGGTTTTGTCTATGTTAGAGAATCTGGACACTTAATGGTTGAAGCGAAACAAAAAGTAAAGCAGGTCCTTGCTAATTGTGAGGCAAATAAAGTAACTGAATGGGCTGCAATCAAAGGTAATGTTCGAGATGCCTTAAGTAAATTTGTTTATGAGAAGACTCGCCGTAGTCCAATGATTTTACCTATTATTATGGAGGTTTAGAACCTTCGATTATATAATTAGATTACGTTATATCTATAAGTAAGAGAAGAGGTTTGCCTTTAGGCAGGCTTCTTTTCTTTTTAGAGTATAGTATTTTAAATAATATTTCTTCATTTTCTCATAGCTACAATTTTGGCTATAGTGAAATTTGGTATATAGATGAATAGCCTCTAAAAAAATAGCAAAAGCTATAATAAAAGGAGGTAATGCAGTTGTCAGATCAAGGAAATGAGACATTAATTAAAAGTACAGATCAAACCAGTCGAGGTGACGTGGAATCTGTTTCAGGAAAAGGTGATGCCAGTGGTACAAATGATCCAAATCGACATTTTGACGTGCATCAAAACGCAAAAAAATACTATGATATTGAGAAATCTCCTTCTATGGAAGAGGTACATAAATGGCAGCGTAAACATATTCAGGGTACGGATCAAGGGAAAGAGGGATTTCCTCTTAATGTTATTGTAGATCCAGCTATGCGTGAAATGTACCAACATGTTCATGCGCAAGGGCTTACAAATGTATTTGATCGATTTGATCAACAGGAAAAGATTCGTTGTACTTTTTGTGTACAAGGATTGTCATGTCAGTTATGCGCCAATGGTCCTTGTCGTATAAATGCCAAAGTACCACGGGGAGCTTGTGGCGTGGATGCGGATGTAATGGTATCAAGAAATTTTGTATATCGTCATGTGACGATTGGAACTTCCGCTAATATTTTTCATGCCCAGCAGGTGGCCCGTACTTTAAAGGCAGCAGCAGAAAATCCAGATAGTGGTTTAAAAATTCGTGATAAAGATAAATTACTCAAATATGCTGAAATGGCCGGATTAGATAGTCATGAAGATGTAAAAAAAGTGGCTGTAAATTTCGCAAACTGGGTTCTGGAAGATATTAGCCGGCCTTATTGGGAAGAGTCAGCAATGACTAAAGTATTTGCTCCTCCTAAACGTCAAGAGCTGTGGCGTAAATTAAAGTTATTCCCTGGTGGCGGCTTTAGTGAGGTTGCGTTTGCACAAACAAAATGTATGACAAACTTAAATGCTGATCCGGTCGATTTTCTATTAACCTCGGTACGCTTAGGGATTGCCAATGAATACCAAGGTTTATTTGCATTAGATATATTACAAGAAATATTAATGGGTACACAAAAGATAAGAACAGCAAAACAAAATATGGGTTTGTTAAATAAGGAAAAGGTTAATATTATTACAAATGGTCATATGCCACTTGCAGCTCATATTGTTATTGAACTTGCCTCTTCTCCTGAGTGGCAAGAAAAGGCAAAAAAGGCTGGCGCAACAGGTCTTCAGGTATTAGGACATGTTTGTGAAGGGCAACAATTATTAAATTATGAAGATACTGGAAAAATGTCTGCTTATGCTGGCCAAGAAGGAGAATGGTTGTCAGAGGAATATTTACTAGCCACAGGTGCTGTAGATTTATTCATGTTTGATTATAACTGTACCATTCCGACCTTGCCCCTTTATGCGAAACGCTTTGGTACTACCATGGTAAGCACTCACGAAGTCATCCGTATGCCTGATACAGAAGTCGTAGAATTTAAACCTGAAGAAATGCGCAAACAAGCAGAAAAAATTCTGGATATGGCCATTGCAGCTTATGCAAAACGTAAGGCAGAGAATAGAGAAGTCTACATTCCACCACATGTGTCAGATTGCATGATTGGCTTTAGTACAGAATCAGTTAAAGCAGCGTTAGGCGGCTCTTGGAAACCTCTTATTGATGCAATTGTAGAAGGGAAGATTCGTGGTATTGCAACGATAGTTGGTTGTACTACGGCTCGTTATGGTCAAGGTGGTAGTAATATCTTTAAGATTACAAAAGGATTGATTGAGAAAGATATTCTTGTGTTATCAGGAGGGTGTACTTCTTCGGTTATGCAATATACTGGACTGGCTGACCCAAAAGCAGCAGATGAGGCTGGAGCCGGTTTAAAAGCGGTTTGTAAATCACTGGGAATTCCTCCGGTTCTTTCTTATGGTGCATGTGTGGACATTGGAAAGATGACGCAGACGGCTATGGAGATTGCGGATACTTTAGATGTAGATACAAACATGTTGCCAATTGTTATCGGTGCCCCAGAATATTTGGAGCAAAAGGCTGTTGCTGATGCTTGTACTGCAATTGCCCTTGGATGGTTAGTACATGTCGCCCCCGTTCCTTCTGTAACAGGTAGTGATTTAGTTGTAAAAACACTAACAGAAACTA
This region of Pelosinus sp. IPA-1 genomic DNA includes:
- a CDS encoding amino acid permease — its product is MSIPTVNLKDLCPEKVGLKRDMKSRHLMMISIGGTIGTGLFLGSGQTLSQAGPLGAVLAYLTGGFIMYMVLLCLGELTAAMPVSGSFQSYASRFISPGAGFTTGWLYWINWAICIAADFTAAGIIMNNWFPQLAIWMWCGIFAVMLALLNIISVKAYGEAEFWFAGIKVTAILAFIVAGAGLLFGFSSHSLPIVGLSNFNTGSGLFPNGFEAVLLTMIAVVYSFQGAELVGIAAGECEDPSKNVPRVIKGITFRIIIFYVLAMVVLAGIIPWQEASVLESPFAHVFGMLGFPLAKDIMSFVVMTSALSAGNSALYACSRLLWSMSKEGLAPNFLGKLNSRGVPINGVYLTLVLACMSLLTSEYAADTVYLWLMSSTGLTGCLIWVIIAWCQINFRREFARLGGKLEQLKFRTPFYPFVPALALVLNIGVIFSLYFDESQRIVLYTGIPVLLAIYLYYVIFLDKKITGSKAQSL
- a CDS encoding sugar diacid recognition domain-containing protein yields the protein MENEHRRLDAKFAQSLVDTVAVELNKNVNILDEHGVIIASFSRERIGQIHEAGAKMLQNGVVKEFYVSEEDEIDMPGTRNGFNVPIMFEEQCIGLIGVTGDQKTAEPYARLAARFVEANLQSNARQERLVGALTEKEELQSIFLNKIITIQEDERKRISRELHDETSQSLTSIIVGLRVLAEQVQSREEQEKILEMRDLAVTTLEAVHHMAVELRPVLLDDLGLVAAAKKYIENYTKQYGISMYVDFNNLSRERFSPEVEITLYRILQEALTNIVKHGKAKQVWVSLNKKQDKLILLVDDDGVGFDTEIVRNSHSHTCLGIYGMRERVALVEGKFIIKSALGQGTKIFVEIPLTGKNCDKSIV
- a CDS encoding ribonuclease J; this encodes MEKQNKLAIIPLGGLGEIGKNMTVIRYEDDIIILDSGLAFPEDDMLGIDLVIPDISYLLENQDKIRAVVITHGHEDHIGSLSYLLKQIDVPVYGTRLALGLAECRLKENGVANYKLVPVNPGDQISFGTIQVGFIRVCHSIPDAVGMYFKTPVGTIVHTGDFKIDYTPVDGKAMDIHKFAELGDEGVLVLMSDSTNAERPGFTKSERQVGIALDEAFYNAKGRILLATFASNVLRVQQAITSACKYGRKVAIIGRSMINVVNIATELGYLTVPEGVIIDIDEIKNYPGNQILILSTGSQGEPMSALTRMAMNDHRKIEISPSDTVIISATPIPGNEKSVSKTIDALLRLGAEVIHERSAGIHVSGHASQEELKLMLTLVRPQYFIPVHGEYRMLISHGKIAQELGVAKENIFIGSNGQVFEFSKEAGVVSGKVSGKVTSGKVFVDGLGVGDVGNIVMRDRSKLSQDGVLIVVITIDKASGSVVAGPDLVSRGFVYVRESGHLMVEAKQKVKQVLANCEANKVTEWAAIKGNVRDALSKFVYEKTRRSPMILPIIMEV
- the cooS gene encoding anaerobic carbon-monoxide dehydrogenase catalytic subunit — its product is MQLSDQGNETLIKSTDQTSRGDVESVSGKGDASGTNDPNRHFDVHQNAKKYYDIEKSPSMEEVHKWQRKHIQGTDQGKEGFPLNVIVDPAMREMYQHVHAQGLTNVFDRFDQQEKIRCTFCVQGLSCQLCANGPCRINAKVPRGACGVDADVMVSRNFVYRHVTIGTSANIFHAQQVARTLKAAAENPDSGLKIRDKDKLLKYAEMAGLDSHEDVKKVAVNFANWVLEDISRPYWEESAMTKVFAPPKRQELWRKLKLFPGGGFSEVAFAQTKCMTNLNADPVDFLLTSVRLGIANEYQGLFALDILQEILMGTQKIRTAKQNMGLLNKEKVNIITNGHMPLAAHIVIELASSPEWQEKAKKAGATGLQVLGHVCEGQQLLNYEDTGKMSAYAGQEGEWLSEEYLLATGAVDLFMFDYNCTIPTLPLYAKRFGTTMVSTHEVIRMPDTEVVEFKPEEMRKQAEKILDMAIAAYAKRKAENREVYIPPHVSDCMIGFSTESVKAALGGSWKPLIDAIVEGKIRGIATIVGCTTARYGQGGSNIFKITKGLIEKDILVLSGGCTSSVMQYTGLADPKAADEAGAGLKAVCKSLGIPPVLSYGACVDIGKMTQTAMEIADTLDVDTNMLPIVIGAPEYLEQKAVADACTAIALGWLVHVAPVPSVTGSDLVVKTLTETTETLGLGKLTVETSAEKTIQIYVDHIEKKRKELGI